TATATATTTAACATCCACACCTAGCATAAGCCAATCGAATTTTCTATTATGTCTTTTGCATTGAGAAAGCACCAGTTCAGTACTTTGTACTTCTATCTTGCTGTGCTCGTTATAACCCATCTTTCTTGCAGTGGGTTCCTCCGAAGCTAACACTGCCCCTACTAGACTTGGTAGATGTCGTTTTTCAGCTCCAGGAGGGTGGGTGGATCAGGTACATCATTTGATGACCAGAGGGCAtactatatttttctttctgaGTTAAGGAAGTGGAGTGATTTTGATCATCTACTTTTGCACATTACAAGGCGGAAAGCTTTTTGGGTTGCCAAACAGATACTCCAACTAGGGATGGGCGATGCGTTAGACGATTGGGTACTTGAGAAAATCCGTCTTTTGCGGCGAGGAACTGTAGTTGCTTCTGGAGTTCAACGGGTTGAACAGGTGAGGGAACCTCTTCATTTTGCATAGTGAGCAATGGATTAAATCAGTACTGCCAAACAGTGACACCCCTATGATATTTTTACTGGCCTGATTCTATTTCAATCCCTGTTGAGATTTGAAAAGTGTGATATTTGGTTATGACCTCTCAGATACTATGGCCTGATGGGATATTCATCACAAAGCATCCAAAAAGGCAGCAACAATCCAGCAGTTCTGAAGAGGAGCAGCAACAAGAAGCAGAGAGACGAGCCAAGTTTGTTCGTGAACTGATGATCGGTAAGTGATCTTCCTGTGATCTGATACTCTTTTTGCATCAGTGATATCTAAAGCTTTGTTTGATTAACACAAATGTTTGAATTAACCCTGAACACAGAAAAAGCTCCAGCGACTGTAGTGAGTCTTGTGGGTCAAAAGGAGTATGAACAATGTGCGGAAGACCTCTACTTCTTCCTTCAGGTAAAAACATTCCAGTATTGTCTTTAGGTTTTGGACCTCAATCTTAAGTACTGGGTttgattttgttaaattggTGATGTTTCAGTCATCAGTATGTCTAAAGCTGCTGGCATATGACCTTCTGGAGCTGTTGCTGACCTCGGCGTTTCCAGAAATGGAGCAGGCTTTCAAACAGTTGCAAGACGAAAAACACCTCTTTGGTCAATACACACCACCAACCTGATAGTTAGATTGTGCTTTGTAACTCCTCTGCATCTTACCTGGAGTTTTGCTCAGTATGTTTAAACGGTAACATATATACCATCGAAAGAAGTCGGAGAATGAAAACATAGTAGTGCTTTCAAAGCTAATTGGCACAACACTTCCTTCTCACAAAACATGGTGGGCTTACCATTAAGGTCGGAACATGGGCTTGGTTCTGATATATTAGCCTGTGCAGCTGACATGTATGATAGTCGATGAGCAATGGTGGCAACAATGATAAGTAGGGGACCATTGTAAACACTGCTTATCAATGTGATGACGATCGCTTACCTATAAAAGTGTCCTTGACACTCATCAACATGACACCTTCTTTAAGTCTGACTTCGACATATCACATCAGCTCCCTTCTTCTAACATGCCACTGAATGAATGTTAGGTTTCGTTTTGAGTTTACATAAATATGGTTATCGTCTCAATAAAGGAACAACAGGAGAGACAAAAATAGCCACGATGATGAAACCCTCAGCGAAATCAATTCAGAGAGTTGGTCGTTTCTTAAGGAAGAGCCTTGGAAGCATCAAGTCCACTGTCTGCTTTGGTAAATACCACCATAACTTCCCTAACAACAACACTCCACTCTTGAGCCCCTTCTCATGCAGTCTTGCCCTCTCTTGTTCACAAGATTCCCAGACTGAAGAAACGTACAGCGTTATCTCTTGTGAAAGCAAGGCTGTTGCAGAAACCAGAGATGAGAGACTCATCAACAAAAACCAACATAAGAAGAAACCGAAGAAAAAGGTTGCAGTTGCCGAGTCGTTCGAGGAGGCAAAGAGAAGAGGTGACAAGTTGGCACAAAAGATGAAAGATCTGAACATGGTTGATCTCAGAGACATGGAGCATGCATCGGATGTAAAAGAAGCGCTTAGATGCTATTCAAGCATTAGAAGCCCTGTCTACCTTGACATTGTTGACAATTTCTTCATAGACATGTACTACGAGTTCTCTGATCCACGCACCTCTTCTAGTATCAACGGTTCAAGAAGAAAAGCTGGCTCTTTCAGACTCTAAGACCCTCTATTCAGCTTCGCTTGCAAGGCAGGGTGAAGCTATCTCGTTTAAGATTATTACTACTTAAAGAAACGTTGTTCATAAAAGTTGTTTATCCCAATACGCAGCACATATATTTCACTTAGGTAAAATCATTCGTTACTACCTCATCCTGTAGAGTTTTAAGTGATCAATGCAACATATATTTAGCCTTTCAGTTTATTGCAAACTCGTTTGTAAACTTGGACACCGAGATGGAGAAACATGACAACAGTCTAAATTGAATCCTGAATCCTGAAATGAAGCGCTATGTATATGACAGCATTTTGATTAGACGATAAaaaccatttttctttttatcataaTATAAAAAGCAAACATATGTATAGGGGAGACGCAGAGTTACTCTCCTAGGAACATGATAGAAGTTACACAACAAacgatttattttgttttccaaGTTGTTGATAAATATGCACTGTCAAAGACAGGCTACATGGATAAGAACGGAATCATTTCTTGCCGCTCTTCTTAAGTCCGGAGCCTCCAAAAGATCCCTTCTGTGATGCCTTGGCTCTCAGTTCTTTAAGTGCCtaatttagtttcaaaaaaaaaagaaaacaaaatgggTCAGGTTCTCAATAATAACAAACGCTTCCTTCCATCGCATGCCAATGAGGCAATCGTTTACGTTTTAATCAAGGATCCTAATCAATATCATTTCcataattttaaagaaaatataagcGATGAATGACACTTCTTAAATAACAAACAGTTTGAAATATGACTCATCTTGACTTATAAAGTGTAATTATTAATGTTCAGATTGACAACGTGACCAAACAGAACAAAGTGGCACTGCATAATCTCTCCAAAGTAGTGACTCCCTACTAGTGTAGACTACAAATAAACCAAACTatatgcaaacaaaaaaaaactacataaTAGAGAGGCAACAAGCAAGAGTATCAAAGTGGGAACTAACCTTTTCCTCGTCTTTCTTCTTCTGAAGGTTAGCCATATCGTGCTGCAGTAAATCAACATTCAAGAAGTCAGAGGAGTGAGTAGCAACAAAAGAATCACTCTTAAAATACTGTGTATACTTGGCACAATTAAAAAACAAAGATCCAGAAAGCAAATACTATTTTGTTTCAGTAAGAGAAAGGTGAGGAAAAGAGGGTTTCACCTCGTCGTATTCCTTCTTATCAGCTTTCGGCTGCTTCAAAGGTTTCGCCTTTcctcctgtttttttttcaaaaagaaaattcttAGCAGATCGCAAAGTATGCTCTTTTATTACTTTTCTCGCAAACGAATCAACATAACATAAAAGAAGAACCTTTAAATCCATGAAAACTAAAAAACTGATTTACCTTGCTTGGACGACATGACCGGTTTAGCTAGGGTTTGATGCTGCTTGTCTGAGAATTTGCGGAAAAGCAGACTTTCAGACGACGGACTTTGTGTATTTCGATAGAATCTCTAACCACTTGCTTGCAGAGTTATATATTGTGTTCGTAGTAACGACGCAACCCATTAAATGGGCTTCGAGAGATAATAGCCCAATTTAAAAAAGCCCATTAAATATTTGGACCACCTCACCGACTAAACATTTAAAAGGAAAACTTGTCTATCAAGTAAAAAGGAAACACGCGAGAAAAGGAAAATCCCAAAGACGCCTATAAAAGAAGCTGatcaacacacacaaaatcatTAACGAACTAGAAGAGCTTTAGAAGAATCATAGATCGTTTGGTAAGctcttttgattttcttattCCTCTCGAACTATATTAAGATATGGCACAACTTGAAGATTCATTCCTCGCAGAGATCGACGAGTTATCCGACTATGAAGAAGACAACGTTGCAAACCACGAAGGAGATATCTCCATGGACACGTCAGACTTGGAAACCCTAAAGTCCGACGAAGATGAGGATCTCGACACCGTCTCCAAGCTACAGAAAACTCAGAGATACCTTGATATAATCCACAAGGTGGACGAGGCTCTCCTCGGCAACAAGGGTTTCGATAAAGCTATGACGACGTCAGAAGACGATCCCGAATACAAGCTCGTCGTGGACTGCAACCACCTCTCCGTAGATATCGAGAACGAGATCGTAACCGTCCACGGCTTCATCCGTTCCAAGTACAAGCTCAGGTTCCCAGAGCTGGAGTCGTTCGTGCATCACCCGGTCGAGTACGCTAGCGTCGTGAAACAGATCGGGGACGAGAAGGACTTAGCCCTAGTT
The Raphanus sativus cultivar WK10039 chromosome 1, ASM80110v3, whole genome shotgun sequence DNA segment above includes these coding regions:
- the LOC108850836 gene encoding uncharacterized protein LOC108850836, giving the protein MLGFVLSLHKYGYRLNKGTTGETKIATMMKPSAKSIQRVGRFLRKSLGSIKSTVCFGKYHHNFPNNNTPLLSPFSCSLALSCSQDSQTEETYSVISCESKAVAETRDERLINKNQHKKKPKKKVAVAESFEEAKRRGDKLAQKMKDLNMVDLRDMEHASDVKEALRCYSSIRSPVYLDIVDNFFIDMYYEFSDPRTSSSINGSRRKAGSFRL